TTTTCAAAAGGGATTTTTTGTTTTTTTTACTTCTATCCCATTTCAATAATAATAATAATAATAATAATAATAATAATACACCCTTTTTATTACTCCCAGAAATAGAAAAAAATCAGTGCAAATCCGTTTAAACCCGCGTCATCCGCGTGCCATTTAACAACAACCAAATTTTAACATTTTCCACCAAACGATACAATAATCTATTTATTGTGCACTACTATGTTAATTATATAAACTTCCTAAAAAGTTGTGTAAGATTTCTTCTGTATTAACAGAGTAATTTTATACTTAACAATCAGAAGATGTAAAGCTATTTAAAGAACTGGTTTTCAATCATTAGATTTAACTTAAAACATAGTATTTTGATTTTCACTATAAAAAATACATTCACAGAAATTGGAAATGCAACCTTGTTTGCAAAGCAGTTTTTTAAGGAAGTTTTTGTACCTCCTTATGAGGCAAAAGAGTTCTTGAAACAATGTTATGTGATAGGTTATAAATCGCTGCCATTGGTAGCTATAACCGGTTTTATAATGGGTTTGGTACTTACGCTTCAATCGCGACCAACACTTGTAAAATTTGGTGCCGAATCATGGTTACCAGGAATGGTTGCACTTTCTTTAATTAGAGAAATTGCGCCGGTAATTACTGCTTTGATCTGCGCTGGAAAAATTTCGTCAGGAATTGGTGCCGAATTAGGTTCTATGAAAGTAACGGAACAAATTGATGCAATGGAAGTTTCAGCTATAAATCCTTATAACTATTTGGTCGTAACGCGAATTTTAGCCTGTACATTAATGGTTCCTATTTTAGTAATTTTTGCAGATGCAATAGGAATCGTTGGCGGATATGTTGGTATCAATATTCATGGCGATGTTAACTTTTATCGTTATCTGACTCAGATTCTGCAATCGTTGGAATTTCTGGATTTGATTCCGGCGACAATTAAAACATTTTTCTTCGGATTTTTTATCGGAATGATTGGATGTTTTAAAGGATTTAATGCCTCAAATGGAACCGAAAGTGTGGGTAAAGCAGCAAACTCAGCAGTTGTAACAGCTTCTTTGACCATCTTTATTCTGGATATGGTCGCAGTTCAAATAACCGATTTATTCTTTTAAAAATGATTAAAGAGAAAGAAAATACAGAACCTAAAACAAAGGAAAAAAGCAAAACTCCAATCATTGAGATCAAAGATTTGCACAAAACTTTTGGTGCCAATAATCAAATCTTAAAAGGTGTAAATCTTACCGTAAACAAAGGTGAAGATTTAGTGATTTTAGGACGTTCTGGCTCAGGAAAATCAGTTACAATAAAATGTATTGTAGGTTTAATTGAACCGGATAAAGGCGAAATAAAAGTTTTTGACGAAAATGTCCTTAATATAACAAAACCTGAACTGAACGAAATCAGAGTTCGAATTGGATTTTTGTTCCAAAGTGGTGCTTTGTATGATTCAATGTCAGTTAGAGAAAATTTGGCATTTACTTTAAAAAAACATAAAAAAGAATTAACCGCCGAAGAAGTTGAAAGTGAAGTCATCGAAGCTTTGGATAACGTAGGATTGGGTGATGCAATTGATAAAATGCCTTCTGAATTATCTGGCGGAATGCAGAAAAGAATTGGCTTAGCCAGAACTTTAATCCTTAAACCGGAAATCATTTTATACGATGAACCAACGACAGGATTGGACACGATTACCTCAAGAGAAATAAGCGAATTGATTCTCGATATCAAACACAAACGCAAAACAACTTCGATCATTATTACGCACGATATGGCTTGCGCCAAATTAACTGCCGACCGAATCATGGTTTTGAAAGATGGAGTGATACACGCTGAAGGCACATATGAAGAATTAGAAAAAGACGAAGACGAATGGGTTCGCTCATTCTTTGAATAAAGCAAAATAAAAACTAGAAATCATGGAGAAGCAATCTGGATATACTTGGAAATTAGGAATGTTTGTAACAATAGGTTTACTGCTTTTTATTATGGCAGTTTACTTTATTGGGAAACAAAAAAATCTATTTGGGTCAACATTTCACATTTCATCCCGATTTAAAACCGTCAGTGGTTTAGAAGTGGGAAATAATGTTCGGTTTTCAGGAATCAACATCGGAACGGTCGAAGAAATCAGATTAATTAATGATTCTTCTGTCGTTGTGTCTATGGTCGTAAAAGATGAAGTTCGCAAATTTATTAAAACAGATGCGCGCGCCAGCATTGGTTCTGACGGATTAATGGGCGACAAAGTTCTG
This genomic window from Flavobacterium sp. 9 contains:
- a CDS encoding ABC transporter ATP-binding protein, with the translated sequence MIKEKENTEPKTKEKSKTPIIEIKDLHKTFGANNQILKGVNLTVNKGEDLVILGRSGSGKSVTIKCIVGLIEPDKGEIKVFDENVLNITKPELNEIRVRIGFLFQSGALYDSMSVRENLAFTLKKHKKELTAEEVESEVIEALDNVGLGDAIDKMPSELSGGMQKRIGLARTLILKPEIILYDEPTTGLDTITSREISELILDIKHKRKTTSIIITHDMACAKLTADRIMVLKDGVIHAEGTYEELEKDEDEWVRSFFE
- a CDS encoding ABC transporter permease, producing MIFTIKNTFTEIGNATLFAKQFFKEVFVPPYEAKEFLKQCYVIGYKSLPLVAITGFIMGLVLTLQSRPTLVKFGAESWLPGMVALSLIREIAPVITALICAGKISSGIGAELGSMKVTEQIDAMEVSAINPYNYLVVTRILACTLMVPILVIFADAIGIVGGYVGINIHGDVNFYRYLTQILQSLEFLDLIPATIKTFFFGFFIGMIGCFKGFNASNGTESVGKAANSAVVTASLTIFILDMVAVQITDLFF